CGAGGATCACGAGCGCAAGCAATACGAGTTGGAACCGCGCCAGCGGATGGCACCGGTCGACGATAGGCAGGCAAGGATGAACAATTATGTCTCGTACGATGGGGATTGGATCTCGCTGGATGCAGTGGTAAGCACGGATAGGGACCAGATCGGTATAGCACCCGGGTATCTTGTCGAAGAGTGGGAGGATGAGGACCGGAACTACTATCGTTATGTTATGGATCATAGATTCATCAATCTCTACGGATTTTTGTCAGGAAGATACGAAGTACGACGCGATGCGTGGCACGACGTAAGTATCGAAGTGTATTATAATAAGGGACACGAGTACAATATCGACCGGTTCATACATTCCATCAAGAGATCGCTCGAATATTTCACCGAGCATTTCGGCCCGTACCAGCACCGGCTTGTCCGGGTTGTCGAGTTCCCGCGGTATCAGGAATTTGCACAGAGCCTGACCGCAACCATTCCGTATTCAGAGGGTATTGGGTTCATCGCCAGGATTGATGAAGATGATGTTGATTATCCGTTCGCCTTGACCGCCCATGAAGTAGCACATCAGTGGTGGGCGCACCAACTTGTTTCGGCTGACGTGCGGGGGGCGACCGTCATGTCCGAAGTACTTTCTCAGTATTCCTCGCTCATGGTGTGCAGGCAGGAATTTAGTGAGAAGTTGGTGAGGAAACTGCTCGAGCATGAATTGGATAGTTATTTGCGTAGCCGGGGAAACGAGCGTTTGAAAGAAGTTCCGCTCATGCTCGTTGAAAATCAAGGATACCTGCACTATCGCAAGGGCATGGTGGTCATGAACGCGCTCCAGGATTATATCGGCGAGGAGCGTTTGAATCGCGCTCTGGCAGATTACCTGAGGGCTTTTGCCTACCAGGAACCGCCATTCACCAATTCCGTTGAATTCCTGGGATATATACGGCAGGTTGTTCCCGACAGTCTACAGTATATTGTCACTGATATGTTCGAGACGATCACGCTGTACGAGAATAAAGCAGCAGAAGCAACGTATGAGCCGCTGGATAACGGAAAGTACCGGGTTCATGTATCGGTGAGCGCCCACAAAATGCGTGCTGATGAACTCGGTAACGAGGTTGAAATTCCGATCAGGGACTACATAGATATCGGCGTGCTGGGTGAGGATGATGCTGAACTATATTTGAGCAAACATCTGATCGACAAACCGGAAATGGAATTCACGATCGTCGTCGATGAAAAACCCGTGAGAGCAGGTATCGACCCGTACCACAAACTAATCGACCGTTTGATCGCAGATAACACGATGAAGGTGGCGGAACGGTAGACGAACACCCGAAAACGCAGTGTCGCCGTAGCGCCTCGGGTTAGATATGTAACATCCGAATTCAGTTGGCAGTATGAATATGGCAATTCCTAAAGGATGGAGGGAAAAATGAAAATTGCGAAACAGATTCTAAAGGTCATTTTCATTTCTGTCTTATTATATTCGGTAATGACTGTGCTTCGTCATTCACACAAGGAGTATTATGAGGCGAAAGATGAATATATATTTGCTTACGGCAACGCTTCTGATAGTGTTAGATCAGAGATTATCGAGCAATTATATAGGTTTCAAGATGGGTATACAAATCGGGACACATCTCAATTAGAATCTTTCATGGAACAACTGTTCTCAAAAGAAAACATTTTAGTTCTCGGCACAATGCCCAATGAAATACTAATCGGTCATAAGGAAGTCTCACGATTGATTCTTAGCGATTGGAGATCATGGGGAGATTGTACCTTTCTGATGAATAATGCTCATATCTCAAAATCGGGGAACGTAGCATGGATCTCAACCATTGGTTATGTGAAATTCGACATGTCACGGTTTTTGGTCTTGCCTTTACGACTATCCGCAGTGATGGTCAAGGAAGATCTTATCTGGAAATTTCAATACATGCAATTTCAATTTGATCTGGATTTAAGTTTTCTCCTCTTAACCATAGTGCTCTTGATAATCTGGCTATCGGCGAGTCTTGTATCTTTGGCAATCATGACCGTAAAAAGGATAAGAAGCCAATAATCTGCAAATAACATAGGGCATACTCTTAGAAACGGAGACGGGGAGACACGGAGAAACGGAGCACTTACAACTGGAGACATGCTTGCGTCCCGCAATCTGAAGTCACGCTTCCCTGATAATATGGCAACTGCACGCTGCAAGCCAAAGTGGCTGTCAGATAATATCACCCAAGCTTCGATTCTAATTGACATTAAAGGGTGGTTTTGCATAATTGAGACGGAGAAACCGTGAATAAAAAAGTTGGTTGTATTGTGTTGATTGCACTACTAAGTATTGTCTTTGGATATGGAGAGAATGAGCTGCTTGACGATTATCTGCCTTTCAGCTTCAGAGTGAGGAACGGTGAGCTGGTAGGGAATTCCGAATATCTGGAAGGATTTACTTTTTCAATGAACCTGCCGCCGGATTTTCGTGAGAGCCCATTTGACAGAGAAAAATTGTTTTCCATTGTTCGCGAGCAGAATATCACCGGCACACTAACCTACCCAGATGATAGAACAAGCGAGATAGAGTATGAAATCGTGAATTATCGCGGATTTGAAGATATATATATGAAGACAACATTGGGGTATTTTTTGTGGGAGATGTTGGAGGTACGGGATCGTGAATTATCTTTCGCGATATATTGGTGGTATTGTCCTCCGGCCAGGATGGTAGATCTAGAGGCTTTAGAAATGGCGGCGGAGTTACTGGGTGATTCTACTCGCTGGCATAAGATGGATGATAGAAAGTGTGAGGATGATATCGAAAGCGATAAATGGAGTCTTTTTTGTGCCATAAAATATGCGTCGATTCAAACGATGGGTGAGTACAACCATCACAACACCGCAATGCAGGCTCTAAGATCTGCGATCGACGAATTTGCTCCTGGTCATGGTTTTGCACATACATTAATGGATTTCAATAATTTGCCCTCAACTACCCATCATGATATTTTGTATGTCATTGAGAGAGCAAAAGAGAAAATCGAAGAAGAATTAAAGAATCGACCCCGCCTTCGCTAAAGTTGCGGCGGGTTGTGTATTCTCGTTGATGCCGCTGAGAAATCGTGGCTATTCTGTGTTATACTTGTTGACAATATGGCGTGTCCAAGTATACTTCTGACACACAAGGAGGTAAGAGTGAAGATTTTTCTATGGTTGAGCATCGTGATAATCATGGTGTGTCTCAACTGCGGGGGTGAGAATAATGCGCCGGTGATAAACAGCGTAAACGCGAATCCTTCAAGCGTTTATCCTGGCGAGGACGCGACATTGAGCTGCAATGCCGATGATGAGGACGGTGATGTCATAACGTATGAGTGGTCTGCCGAGGCGGGTACACTATCGGCTACAAATCTTTCTTCAGTGATTTGGACCGCGCCGATG
This genomic interval from candidate division WOR-3 bacterium contains the following:
- a CDS encoding nuclear transport factor 2 family protein, which gives rise to MKIAKQILKVIFISVLLYSVMTVLRHSHKEYYEAKDEYIFAYGNASDSVRSEIIEQLYRFQDGYTNRDTSQLESFMEQLFSKENILVLGTMPNEILIGHKEVSRLILSDWRSWGDCTFLMNNAHISKSGNVAWISTIGYVKFDMSRFLVLPLRLSAVMVKEDLIWKFQYMQFQFDLDLSFLLLTIVLLIIWLSASLVSLAIMTVKRIRSQ